The Zavarzinia compransoris genome has a window encoding:
- the bcsD gene encoding cellulose biosynthesis protein BcsD, with the protein MILPGRAAAPAAEGPEARYRDALFTEGALDPFFAALADEVLVLAGTEDAVAFMRQVGRRLASVMPLGPCDTLEALETAANQALRGRRWGWVRLAEVEAGIRISHGALPVVVTIRTQSALAALLEGLYSTWMHRAGGADHLQARHIAPGEAGTIDLLYGR; encoded by the coding sequence GTGATTTTGCCCGGCCGTGCCGCCGCCCCTGCCGCCGAAGGGCCCGAAGCGCGCTATCGCGACGCCTTGTTCACCGAAGGCGCGCTCGATCCCTTCTTCGCCGCCCTGGCGGACGAGGTTCTGGTCCTGGCCGGGACCGAGGATGCGGTCGCCTTCATGCGCCAGGTCGGGCGCCGGCTGGCCTCGGTCATGCCGCTCGGCCCCTGCGATACGCTGGAGGCGCTGGAGACGGCGGCCAACCAGGCCCTGCGCGGCCGGCGCTGGGGCTGGGTCCGCCTGGCCGAGGTCGAGGCCGGCATCCGCATTTCCCACGGCGCCCTGCCGGTCGTGGTGACGATCCGCACCCAATCGGCGCTTGCGGCCCTCCTCGAAGGGCTTTACAGCACCTGGATGCACCGGGCGGGCGGGGCCGATCACCTCCAGGCCCGGCATATCGCCCCGGGCGAGGCCGGCACCATCGATCTCCTTTACGGGCGTTGA
- a CDS encoding ABC transporter ATP-binding protein — protein MALIALDGLAFGHGGRAVGTGIALSLAAGEVLCLLGPNGSGKTSLLKTVLGLLPPLAGRVLIGGEDARGWPPARRARALAHVPQSAPDGFAFSVLDMVLMGRTARLGPFGHPGTHDRALAARALERLGIAALAGRAFTGLSGGERQLVLIARALAQEADAILLDEPTASLDFANQERVLAVIAGLKHDGLAVVFTTHHPDHAFAVADRAALLRDGRLIGQGPVGDVLSEAALGELYGTPVRVVEVAGRRLCLAAQSTAIITSEALTTP, from the coding sequence ATGGCCCTGATCGCCCTCGACGGCCTCGCCTTCGGCCATGGCGGCCGCGCCGTCGGCACCGGCATCGCCCTGTCGCTGGCCGCCGGCGAGGTCCTGTGCCTGCTGGGGCCGAACGGCAGCGGCAAGACCAGCCTGCTGAAGACCGTGCTCGGCCTGCTGCCGCCCCTGGCCGGCCGGGTCCTGATCGGCGGCGAGGATGCCCGCGGCTGGCCGCCGGCGCGCCGGGCCCGCGCCCTGGCCCATGTGCCCCAAAGCGCCCCGGACGGCTTCGCCTTTTCCGTGCTCGACATGGTGCTGATGGGGCGGACGGCGCGGCTCGGCCCGTTCGGCCATCCGGGCACGCACGACCGGGCGCTGGCCGCCCGGGCGCTCGAACGGCTGGGCATCGCGGCGCTGGCCGGCCGCGCCTTCACCGGCCTCAGCGGCGGCGAGCGGCAATTGGTGCTGATCGCCCGGGCCCTGGCCCAGGAAGCCGACGCCATCCTTCTGGACGAGCCGACCGCCAGCCTCGATTTCGCCAACCAGGAACGGGTGCTCGCCGTCATCGCCGGGCTGAAGCACGACGGGCTGGCGGTCGTCTTCACCACCCATCACCCCGACCATGCCTTCGCCGTCGCCGACCGCGCCGCCCTGCTGCGGGACGGCCGCCTGATCGGCCAGGGCCCGGTCGGCGACGTCCTGAGCGAGGCTGCGCTCGGCGAACTCTACGGCACCCCGGTCAGGGTGGTCGAGGTCGCCGGGCGCAGGCTGTGTCTTGCCGCTCAGTCGACGGCGATCATCACGTCCGAGGCCTTGACCACGCCGTAG
- a CDS encoding TonB-dependent receptor, producing the protein MAALAAALGGGTALAQSADEPGRVFELGEIVVIGEAPGGQTAGEAPSQDAIGDEEIYRFNRNSLDDALTLVPGVHVDGFGGSRNEKIAFVRGFDLFQVPLSIDGVRVYLPYDNRLDLGRFLTPDLAEVQVQKGYVSVLNGPGGMGGAINLVTRKPAKDFEGDARFGIEMGNTGSVTSFTSAGSIGVLRERFYLQAGAAVRDSDGWYLPDSYRAPAVGNGPPVEDGGLRDHSATVDWRMNLKAGFTPNATDEYSLSFTHQEGEKEAPLDVTQRVRGITPTIGAGQAQRLWTWPTWDYESIYFLSHTALGAKSYVDTKLFYNELSNLLSSFDDATYSTQARTGNPFAFDSYYDEYGYGGSIEVGTELIERNLLKAAVHYRRDAHESRNIDAPGAAGAAFDPTIRQVEDVWSFGLENTFHVTDRLDFVAGLSYDRRSLEKAEDFNGVGVFTYPLTTDDAINWQGALLYDLGAQGRLHASVSSRTRFPTLWERFSTRFSTSQPNPDLQAERATNYEIGWSGSVGGTLDVGASIFYSDVEDVIQAIALTTAPVLWQNQNVGDGEYYGAELKLEWAALESLRLGANYTFLEREVNAPSFPGLKPVGTPRHYAFVYADWQPCEEFTLTPSAELSSSRYSSSRFEDAVFRQDGFALVNLAAEYRLNANVSLLAGARNLFDETYQVQEGYPEAGRSFYMTGRISF; encoded by the coding sequence ATGGCCGCCTTGGCGGCCGCCCTGGGCGGTGGCACCGCCCTTGCCCAATCCGCCGACGAGCCCGGCCGCGTGTTCGAATTGGGCGAGATCGTCGTGATCGGCGAGGCCCCCGGCGGCCAGACCGCCGGCGAAGCCCCGTCGCAGGACGCGATCGGCGACGAGGAGATCTATCGCTTCAACCGCAATTCGCTGGATGATGCCCTGACCCTGGTCCCGGGCGTCCATGTCGACGGCTTCGGCGGTAGCCGCAACGAGAAGATCGCCTTCGTGCGCGGCTTCGACCTGTTCCAGGTGCCGTTGTCGATCGACGGCGTCCGGGTCTATCTGCCCTATGACAACCGTCTCGACCTCGGCCGCTTCCTCACCCCCGACCTTGCCGAGGTGCAGGTGCAGAAGGGCTATGTCTCGGTGCTGAACGGGCCGGGCGGCATGGGCGGCGCCATCAACCTGGTGACGCGGAAGCCGGCCAAGGATTTCGAGGGCGACGCCCGCTTCGGCATCGAGATGGGCAATACCGGCTCGGTGACCAGTTTCACCAGCGCCGGCTCGATCGGCGTGCTGCGCGAGCGTTTCTATCTCCAGGCCGGCGCCGCCGTGCGCGACAGCGACGGCTGGTACCTGCCCGACTCCTACCGCGCGCCGGCGGTCGGCAACGGCCCGCCGGTCGAGGACGGGGGCCTGCGCGACCATTCGGCGACGGTGGATTGGCGCATGAACCTGAAGGCCGGTTTCACGCCGAATGCGACCGACGAATATTCGCTCAGCTTCACCCATCAGGAAGGCGAGAAGGAAGCGCCGCTGGACGTGACGCAGCGCGTTCGCGGCATCACCCCGACCATCGGCGCCGGCCAGGCCCAGCGCCTGTGGACATGGCCGACCTGGGATTATGAAAGCATCTACTTCCTGTCGCACACGGCGCTCGGCGCCAAGTCCTATGTCGACACCAAGCTGTTCTACAACGAACTCAGCAATCTCCTGAGTTCCTTCGACGACGCCACCTATTCGACCCAGGCCCGCACCGGCAATCCCTTCGCCTTCGACAGCTATTACGACGAATACGGTTACGGCGGCAGCATCGAGGTGGGCACCGAACTGATCGAGCGCAACCTCCTGAAGGCGGCGGTGCACTACCGCCGCGATGCGCATGAGAGCCGCAATATCGACGCGCCGGGCGCTGCCGGCGCCGCCTTCGATCCGACCATCCGGCAGGTCGAGGACGTCTGGTCCTTCGGCCTCGAGAATACCTTCCATGTGACCGACCGGCTCGATTTCGTCGCCGGCCTTTCCTACGACCGGCGCAGCCTCGAGAAGGCCGAGGATTTCAACGGCGTCGGCGTCTTCACCTATCCGCTGACGACGGACGATGCGATCAACTGGCAGGGGGCGCTGCTCTACGATCTCGGCGCCCAGGGCCGGCTGCATGCCAGCGTTTCCAGCCGCACCCGGTTCCCGACCCTGTGGGAGCGTTTCAGCACCCGCTTCAGCACCTCGCAGCCGAATCCGGATCTTCAGGCCGAGCGCGCGACCAATTACGAGATCGGCTGGTCGGGCAGCGTCGGCGGTACCCTCGATGTCGGCGCCTCGATCTTCTACAGCGACGTCGAGGACGTCATCCAGGCGATCGCGCTGACCACGGCGCCAGTGCTGTGGCAGAATCAGAATGTCGGCGACGGCGAATATTACGGCGCCGAACTGAAGCTCGAATGGGCGGCGCTGGAAAGCCTGCGCCTCGGCGCCAACTACACGTTCCTGGAGCGCGAGGTCAACGCGCCCTCGTTCCCCGGGCTGAAGCCGGTGGGCACGCCGCGCCACTATGCCTTCGTCTATGCCGACTGGCAGCCTTGCGAGGAGTTCACCCTGACCCCCAGCGCCGAACTGTCGAGCAGCCGCTATTCGAGCAGCCGCTTCGAGGATGCGGTGTTCCGGCAGGACGGCTTCGCCCTGGTCAATCTCGCCGCCGAATATCGGCTGAACGCCAATGTCAGCCTGCTGGCCGGGGCGCGCAACCTCTTCGATGAAACCTATCAGGTGCAGGAAGGCTATCCCGAGGCCGGGCGCAGCTTCTACATGACCGGCCGCATCAGCTTCTGA
- the ubiB gene encoding 2-polyprenylphenol 6-hydroxylase, whose product MFEALRHGFRLFRVARRLAVHDALFPADIEAELPAFARLGRRLMALQLLPRRRPELEGKSPGERLALALGSLGPTYIKLGQSLAARPDLVGEPVARALAQLQDRVPPFPAEEAKRIIEYELMHPLGEMFQSIDDVPVAAASIAQVHFAVTREGKAVAVKVLRPGIEAAFRRDLDALAWAAGFADRHIPPLKRLRPRDVVRTLAEVSFLEMDLRLEAAAASELALSLPGDGKVRAPAVDWTRTARRVLTVDRVTGLPIGDRAALVAAGHDPKALATRLMQSFLDQALGHGFFHADLHQGNLFVGEDGAIVVIDFGIMGRLSKAMRRFMAETLIGFITADYLRVARVHAEAGILPASKSVELFAQALRSIGEPILGKSTRDISIARLLQQLFMVTETFAMETQPDLLLLQKTMVVVEGVCGTLDPDMNIWEVSRPVVEKWLVATFSPEHRLLDAAEGAAGIMRRLPGLIDKLDRLGAQVTENGLRLHPETARAIAEGQAVTQRRLWWAVIALAAAVVVLAVFD is encoded by the coding sequence ATGTTCGAAGCCCTGCGTCACGGTTTCCGCCTGTTCCGGGTCGCCCGCCGGCTGGCCGTCCACGACGCCCTGTTCCCCGCCGATATCGAAGCCGAACTGCCCGCCTTCGCGCGCCTGGGCCGGCGCCTGATGGCGCTCCAGCTGCTGCCCCGCCGCCGCCCGGAACTGGAGGGCAAGAGCCCGGGGGAACGCCTGGCGCTGGCCCTCGGCAGCCTGGGCCCGACCTATATCAAGCTCGGCCAGAGCCTGGCCGCCCGCCCCGACCTGGTGGGCGAGCCGGTGGCCCGGGCGCTGGCCCAATTGCAGGACCGCGTCCCGCCCTTCCCGGCCGAGGAGGCGAAACGCATCATCGAATACGAACTGATGCATCCGCTCGGCGAGATGTTCCAGTCGATCGACGATGTCCCCGTCGCCGCCGCCTCCATCGCCCAGGTCCATTTCGCCGTGACCCGCGAGGGCAAGGCCGTGGCGGTCAAGGTGCTGCGCCCGGGGATCGAGGCCGCCTTCCGCCGCGACCTCGATGCGCTGGCCTGGGCCGCCGGCTTTGCCGACCGGCACATCCCGCCCCTGAAACGCCTGCGCCCGCGGGACGTGGTGCGCACGCTGGCCGAAGTTTCCTTCCTCGAGATGGATCTCCGGCTCGAGGCGGCGGCGGCGTCCGAACTCGCCCTCTCCCTGCCCGGGGACGGCAAGGTGCGGGCGCCCGCGGTCGACTGGACCCGCACCGCGCGCCGGGTGCTCACCGTCGACCGGGTGACGGGCCTGCCGATCGGCGACCGCGCCGCCCTGGTCGCCGCCGGCCACGACCCCAAGGCATTGGCGACACGGCTGATGCAGAGCTTCCTGGACCAGGCGCTGGGCCACGGCTTCTTCCACGCCGACCTGCACCAGGGCAATCTCTTCGTCGGGGAAGACGGGGCGATCGTCGTCATCGACTTCGGCATCATGGGCCGGCTGTCCAAGGCCATGCGCCGCTTCATGGCGGAAACCCTGATCGGCTTCATCACCGCCGACTACCTGCGCGTCGCCCGGGTCCATGCCGAGGCGGGGATCCTGCCTGCCTCGAAATCGGTCGAACTCTTCGCCCAGGCCCTGCGCTCGATCGGCGAACCCATTCTCGGCAAGTCGACGCGGGACATTTCGATCGCCCGCCTGCTCCAGCAATTGTTCATGGTCACCGAAACCTTCGCCATGGAAACCCAGCCGGACCTGCTCCTGCTGCAGAAGACCATGGTGGTGGTCGAGGGCGTGTGCGGCACCCTCGATCCGGACATGAACATCTGGGAAGTCTCGCGCCCCGTGGTCGAGAAATGGCTGGTCGCCACCTTCTCGCCCGAACACCGCCTGCTCGATGCGGCGGAAGGCGCCGCCGGCATCATGCGCCGCCTGCCCGGCCTTATCGACAAGCTCGACCGGCTGGGCGCCCAGGTGACCGAGAACGGCCTCCGCCTGCACCCCGAAACCGCCCGCGCCATCGCCGAAGGCCAGGCCGTCACCCAGCGCCGCCTGTGGTGGGCGGTGATCGCCCTCGCCGCCGCCGTGGTCGTGCTCGCCGTCTTCGACTGA
- the tsaA gene encoding tRNA (N6-threonylcarbamoyladenosine(37)-N6)-methyltransferase TrmO: MVRLNEIRLNEVAVDAPAPVDAGLVFIGRIRTPWTSRLECPRQGRADGPLCRIEVAPPWDAALDGIEAFERIEVLYWLHQSRRDLVRQSPADDGATRGTFAIRSPVRPNPIGTSIASLAGREGSVLLVRGLDCLDGTPLLDLKPDRCLFTPIAPPQPGDFETG; this comes from the coding sequence ATGGTCAGGTTGAACGAGATCCGCCTCAATGAAGTGGCGGTCGACGCGCCGGCCCCGGTCGATGCCGGGCTGGTCTTCATCGGCCGGATCCGCACGCCCTGGACTTCGCGGCTGGAGTGCCCGCGCCAGGGCCGGGCCGACGGCCCGCTGTGCCGGATCGAGGTGGCGCCGCCCTGGGACGCCGCGCTCGACGGGATCGAGGCCTTCGAGCGGATCGAGGTGCTTTACTGGCTGCACCAGTCGCGCCGCGACCTCGTGCGCCAAAGCCCGGCGGACGACGGCGCGACCAGGGGCACTTTCGCCATCCGCTCTCCCGTCCGGCCCAATCCGATCGGCACGTCGATCGCGAGCCTTGCCGGGCGCGAGGGGTCCGTCCTTCTGGTCCGGGGGCTCGACTGCCTCGACGGCACGCCGCTTCTCGACCTGAAGCCCGACCGGTGTCTGTTCACGCCGATCGCCCCGCCCCAGCCCGGCGATTTCGAGACGGGCTGA
- a CDS encoding FecCD family ABC transporter permease codes for MRALPWSLVPVILLVLAAGALAFGAYPVVPGEMLQWLWWRLGDGPPPPPAVVSVIEGIRGPRIAAALLIGAGLSLAGAAYQSLFRNPLVSPDLLGVSAGAALGAVLGIFLSLPAAGIQGLSFAGGLVAVGLVYLLARAVAARDPLLVLVLAGIVIGTLFGAGLSILKVLADPYNQLPAITFWLLGSLAGIRADEVLLLLPAALAGMAVLLVLHWRIDVMTLGEDEARALGVATGRLRLAVIAAATLLTAAAVAFSGIIGWVGLVVPHLARLAVGPRFARLGPASAAIGAGFLLAVDTLARSAADVEIPLGILTALVGTPIFVWLLAARSAEA; via the coding sequence ATGCGCGCCCTGCCCTGGTCCCTGGTCCCGGTGATCCTGCTCGTCCTGGCGGCGGGGGCGCTGGCCTTCGGCGCCTATCCGGTGGTGCCGGGCGAGATGCTGCAATGGCTGTGGTGGCGGCTCGGCGACGGGCCGCCGCCGCCGCCGGCCGTCGTTTCGGTGATCGAGGGCATCCGGGGCCCGCGCATTGCCGCCGCCCTGCTGATCGGCGCCGGCCTGTCGCTGGCCGGCGCCGCCTATCAGAGCCTGTTCCGCAACCCGCTGGTCTCGCCCGACCTGCTCGGCGTCTCGGCCGGGGCGGCACTGGGCGCCGTGCTCGGCATTTTCCTGTCGCTGCCGGCGGCGGGCATCCAGGGGCTTTCCTTCGCCGGGGGGCTCGTCGCCGTCGGCCTCGTCTATCTTCTGGCGCGGGCGGTCGCGGCGCGCGATCCCCTGCTGGTGCTGGTGCTGGCGGGGATCGTCATCGGCACCCTGTTCGGCGCCGGCCTGTCCATCCTGAAAGTGCTGGCCGATCCCTACAACCAGTTGCCGGCGATCACCTTCTGGCTGCTGGGCAGCCTTGCCGGGATCCGCGCCGACGAGGTTCTGCTGCTGCTGCCGGCGGCGCTGGCCGGCATGGCCGTGCTTCTCGTCCTGCATTGGCGCATCGACGTCATGACCTTGGGCGAGGACGAGGCGCGGGCGCTCGGCGTCGCCACCGGGCGGCTGCGCCTGGCCGTCATCGCCGCCGCCACCCTGCTGACCGCGGCGGCGGTCGCCTTCAGCGGCATCATCGGCTGGGTCGGGCTGGTGGTGCCCCATCTCGCCCGCCTGGCGGTCGGGCCGCGCTTCGCCCGGCTCGGCCCGGCTTCGGCCGCGATCGGGGCGGGCTTCCTTCTCGCCGTCGATACGCTTGCCCGCAGCGCCGCCGACGTCGAGATCCCGCTCGGCATCCTGACCGCGCTGGTCGGCACGCCGATCTTCGTCTGGCTGCTGGCCGCGCGCTCGGCGGAGGCGTGA
- a CDS encoding glycosyl hydrolase family 8, with protein sequence MARVLAFLLGLMLLPGLAPAQATGISPWDDFKARFLADDGRVIDTGNDNVSHSEGQGYAMLLAVIAGDRPAFDRLWTWTQANLRRKNDALFVWRYKAGAADPVADKNNATDGDIFIAWALLRAAELWREPAFAAAAAEIRAAVRDKLTVEQGGRLLLLPGVEGFRRPAGTEGAAADYVVNLSYLVLPAFRAFAAAAPGEGWDRLAADSLALLRDARFGRYGLPPDWLLVTADGRLAPAGGWPPRFGFDALRVPLYLAWGRAGADQFDALHRYFAAFAAGLPAWVDLSTGAVADFAGRRSLYAIAGLVLGARNPLLEVPRPDDDYYTAIVALLAGAAWTDLQAP encoded by the coding sequence ATGGCCCGGGTGCTGGCGTTCCTGCTCGGCCTGATGCTGCTGCCGGGCTTGGCCCCGGCGCAGGCGACGGGCATTTCGCCCTGGGACGATTTCAAGGCCCGCTTCCTGGCGGACGACGGCCGGGTGATCGACACCGGCAACGACAATGTCAGCCATTCGGAAGGCCAGGGCTATGCCATGCTGCTGGCCGTGATCGCCGGCGACCGCCCGGCCTTCGACCGGCTGTGGACCTGGACCCAGGCCAACCTCCGGCGCAAGAACGATGCCCTGTTCGTCTGGCGCTACAAGGCGGGCGCCGCCGATCCGGTGGCCGACAAGAACAATGCGACCGACGGCGATATTTTCATCGCCTGGGCCCTGCTGCGGGCGGCCGAACTGTGGCGCGAGCCGGCGTTTGCCGCCGCCGCCGCCGAGATCCGCGCGGCGGTCCGCGACAAGCTGACGGTCGAACAGGGCGGGCGCCTGCTGCTCCTGCCCGGGGTCGAAGGCTTCCGCCGCCCGGCCGGGACCGAGGGGGCGGCGGCAGATTATGTCGTCAACCTGTCCTATCTCGTGCTGCCGGCGTTTCGCGCCTTCGCCGCCGCCGCCCCGGGCGAAGGCTGGGACCGGCTGGCGGCGGACAGTCTCGCCCTGCTGCGCGATGCCCGCTTCGGCCGCTACGGCCTGCCGCCGGACTGGCTGCTGGTGACGGCGGACGGCCGGCTCGCCCCGGCCGGGGGCTGGCCGCCGCGCTTCGGCTTCGATGCCCTGCGCGTGCCGCTCTATCTCGCCTGGGGGCGGGCGGGGGCGGACCAGTTCGATGCCCTGCACCGCTATTTCGCGGCCTTCGCCGCCGGCCTGCCGGCCTGGGTCGACCTCAGCACCGGGGCGGTGGCGGATTTCGCCGGCCGCCGCTCGCTCTATGCCATTGCCGGCCTGGTGCTCGGGGCCCGCAACCCCCTGCTCGAAGTGCCGCGGCCGGACGACGACTATTATACCGCCATCGTCGCCCTGCTGGCCGGCGCGGCCTGGACGGACCTGCAGGCTCCCTGA
- a CDS encoding YifB family Mg chelatase-like AAA ATPase, whose translation MVVRIHTVAFEGIEVVPVDVEVALTSGLPAFTIVGLPDKAVAESRERVRAAIGAIGLGLPPKRITVNLSPADLPKEGSHFDLAIALGLMAAMAVLPVDELDGYVALGELSLDGRVNPVAGVLNAAVFAAGDDRGLICPEVSGPEAAWAGGLEILAPASLIALVNHFKGTQILAPPRARPPAAAGQGPDLRDVKGQESAKRALEIAAAGGHHLLMIGPPGSGKSMLAARLPGLLPPLEPAEALELSLIQSVAGQLAGGTVSRRRPFRDPHHSASQAALVGGGQRAKPGEVSLAHRGVLFLDELPEFQRGALDALRQPVETGRAVVARANAHVAYPARFQLVAAMNPCRCGHLADAGLACAKAPKCAADYQSRLSGPLLDRFDLAVEVPAVSVGDLALPPPAEGSAEVAARVAAARAAQAARFTGTGIATNAEMEGEVLDRHATPDAAGRALLIEAAQRLRLSARGYHRVLRVARTVADLAGRAGVARIDVAEALSYRRREPAG comes from the coding sequence ATGGTTGTCCGTATCCACACCGTCGCCTTCGAGGGGATCGAAGTCGTTCCCGTCGATGTCGAGGTTGCCCTGACCTCGGGCCTGCCGGCCTTCACCATCGTCGGCCTGCCGGACAAGGCGGTGGCGGAAAGCCGGGAACGGGTGCGGGCGGCGATCGGCGCCATCGGCCTCGGCCTGCCGCCGAAGCGGATCACGGTCAATCTCTCGCCCGCCGACCTGCCGAAGGAAGGCAGCCATTTCGATCTCGCCATCGCCCTCGGCCTGATGGCGGCCATGGCCGTGCTGCCGGTCGATGAGTTGGACGGCTATGTCGCACTCGGCGAATTGTCGCTGGACGGGCGGGTCAACCCGGTGGCCGGGGTGCTGAATGCCGCCGTCTTCGCCGCCGGCGACGACCGGGGCCTGATCTGCCCCGAAGTCTCGGGCCCCGAGGCGGCCTGGGCCGGCGGGCTGGAAATCCTGGCCCCGGCCTCGCTGATCGCCCTGGTCAATCATTTCAAGGGCACCCAGATCCTGGCCCCGCCGCGGGCCCGGCCGCCCGCCGCAGCCGGACAGGGCCCCGACCTTCGCGACGTCAAGGGCCAGGAAAGCGCCAAACGCGCGCTCGAGATCGCGGCCGCCGGCGGTCATCACCTCTTGATGATCGGGCCGCCGGGCTCGGGTAAATCGATGCTGGCGGCGCGCCTGCCCGGCCTGCTGCCGCCGCTCGAACCGGCCGAGGCGCTGGAGCTTTCGCTCATCCAGTCGGTCGCCGGGCAATTGGCCGGGGGCACCGTCAGCCGCCGCCGGCCCTTTCGCGATCCCCATCATTCGGCCAGCCAAGCCGCCCTGGTCGGCGGCGGCCAGCGGGCGAAGCCGGGCGAGGTCAGCCTGGCCCATCGCGGCGTGCTCTTCCTCGACGAATTGCCGGAATTCCAGCGCGGCGCCCTGGACGCGCTGCGCCAGCCGGTCGAGACCGGGCGCGCGGTGGTCGCCCGCGCCAATGCCCATGTCGCCTATCCCGCCCGCTTCCAACTGGTGGCGGCCATGAACCCCTGCCGCTGCGGCCATCTCGCGGATGCGGGGCTGGCCTGCGCCAAGGCCCCCAAATGCGCCGCCGACTATCAGAGCCGCCTGTCCGGCCCCCTGCTCGACCGTTTCGATCTCGCGGTCGAGGTGCCGGCGGTGTCGGTCGGCGACCTCGCCCTGCCGCCGCCGGCGGAGGGCAGTGCCGAGGTCGCGGCGCGGGTGGCGGCGGCCCGCGCCGCCCAGGCCGCCCGCTTCACCGGCACCGGGATCGCGACCAATGCGGAAATGGAGGGCGAGGTCCTCGACCGCCATGCGACGCCCGACGCCGCCGGCCGCGCCCTGCTGATCGAGGCGGCCCAGCGCCTGCGCCTGTCCGCCCGCGGCTATCACCGGGTGCTGCGGGTGGCGCGCACCGTCGCCGACCTCGCCGGCCGGGCCGGCGTCGCCCGCATCGACGTCGCCGAAGCCCTGTCGTACCGGCGGCGCGAGCCCGCCGGCTAG
- a CDS encoding TOBE domain-containing protein, producing MRISARNLLKGKIVEIVKGATTAHVRLDVAGTVVTASITNQAVDELGLVVGAEAYGVVKASDVMIAVD from the coding sequence ATGAGAATCAGCGCCCGCAACTTGCTGAAAGGCAAGATCGTCGAGATCGTGAAGGGGGCGACGACGGCCCATGTCCGGCTCGATGTTGCCGGCACCGTCGTCACCGCCTCGATCACCAACCAGGCGGTGGACGAGCTTGGCCTCGTCGTCGGCGCCGAGGCCTACGGCGTGGTCAAGGCCTCGGACGTGATGATCGCCGTCGACTGA
- a CDS encoding ABC transporter substrate-binding protein, translating to MTILRLLGFASALVLALAGPPAVARDTGDATGRILAVPDTVARVFAAGPPAGLILYSLAPDRLLGWPRPLAPESLALLPADAAKPAYGRLTGKGDEANLETILKLKPDLIVDVGSIGPTYVSLATRVQEQTGVPVLLFDGRLDALAATYRRLGGILGLAAEAEIRAAWIESRLARVRDRLRDLPPERRPRVYFARGPEGLETARAGSINVEAIDYAGGRNVAGEALGGGSLVTVSLEQVLAFDPDIIIAMEPAFHAALNGDPLWRQLRAVGVGRAVLAPQSPFPWVDYPPSVNRVLGVLWLAALFHPDLFPEDLRAEVRDFHRLFYHRTPSETELDALLAAAAWP from the coding sequence ATGACGATACTGCGCCTGCTCGGTTTCGCCTCGGCGCTGGTGCTGGCGCTGGCCGGGCCGCCCGCCGTGGCCCGCGATACGGGGGATGCGACGGGGCGTATCCTTGCCGTCCCCGATACCGTCGCCCGCGTCTTTGCCGCCGGGCCGCCGGCCGGCCTGATCCTCTACTCCCTGGCGCCGGACCGCCTGCTGGGCTGGCCCCGGCCGCTGGCGCCGGAAAGCCTGGCCCTGTTGCCGGCGGATGCGGCAAAGCCCGCCTATGGCCGGCTGACCGGCAAGGGCGACGAAGCCAACCTCGAAACCATCCTGAAGCTGAAGCCCGATCTGATCGTCGATGTCGGCAGCATCGGCCCCACCTATGTCTCGCTGGCGACGCGGGTGCAGGAGCAGACCGGCGTGCCGGTCCTGCTGTTCGACGGCCGGCTCGACGCGCTGGCCGCCACCTACCGCCGGCTGGGCGGGATCCTCGGCCTTGCGGCCGAGGCCGAGATCCGGGCCGCCTGGATCGAGAGCCGCCTTGCCCGCGTGCGCGACCGGCTGCGCGACCTGCCGCCCGAGCGGCGGCCGCGCGTCTATTTCGCCCGCGGGCCCGAGGGCCTGGAGACGGCGCGGGCGGGCTCGATCAACGTCGAGGCGATCGATTATGCCGGCGGGCGCAATGTCGCGGGCGAGGCGCTGGGCGGCGGCAGTCTCGTCACCGTGTCGCTCGAACAGGTGCTGGCCTTCGACCCCGATATCATCATCGCCATGGAGCCCGCCTTTCATGCCGCCCTGAACGGCGATCCCCTGTGGCGCCAATTGCGCGCCGTCGGCGTGGGACGGGCGGTGCTGGCGCCCCAATCGCCTTTCCCCTGGGTCGATTATCCGCCGTCCGTGAACCGGGTGCTGGGCGTGCTGTGGCTGGCCGCCCTGTTCCACCCGGATCTCTTCCCCGAGGACCTGCGGGCCGAGGTGCGGGATTTCCACCGCCTGTTCTACCACCGCACGCCGAGCGAGACCGAATTGGACGCGCTGCTCGCCGCCGCCGCCTGGCCCTGA